The genomic window CATGTCGGTGGCGGTGGCTCTCCCTCTTGGTCGTGTGGGTGGCATGGGGATAGCGCTGGGTGGCTCGGGCGCTCCCCCTGTCCTTTGTAGCGGCGTCACCCCGATCCGGACCAGGGGAGCTGAACTCATTGTGCCTGTCCTGAAGACCTCGTGTGGCACGGGGGAGCTACCGAGCGAAACCTCTGCACTTTGGCACCGATGATGGCAACACTTGCGGGCGTCACTTTCGTCTTGAAGACGTCGTCATGGTGCTCCTCTTCATGCAAGGATTCTGGGTGAAGACCCTTGTCTCTTCTGGACTCGATGGCGGCGACGCTTTGCGCCATTTTCCCTCCTGTGGGCGTTGTCATTGAGCTTAGGTGTTTAGGGCATTGTGTGGCCTTGTACCCGGCTTCTCTTTGCTTTCTTTTGGTAGCGTAGCAGTTCTGCTTGATACGTTTATCAGGGGAtcgacattgtatgagagataccCACCATCTTGTATCGTTCGGCCGTGTACTTGGTTCGGTTATTGCTTTATATGTAAAGCGGGGCGTAAACCTGTTTCGAGTCGCAGAGGGAGATGCACTGGTCGACAAATATCAATGCAGCttgttgtggtggtggtggttgttgtTATTGTTAATAGAAATTACACAAGGTGATTatatattttatactccctccgtccgaaaatacttgtcatcaaaatggacaaatggggatgtatctagaactaaaatacatctagatacatccccttttattcattttgatgagaagtatttccggacggagggagtatttaacatGTAGTACAACAAGCTATGATTGCCCAAAACTTGTTTATAGAAATTATAGAGGGTGATTATAGATCGAAGATTGGTCCACATTTTTTTTGCATACATTGATAATGTTGTGAGTTCAACACTTTTACTAGTTATAGTTAAGGTGTTTCCACCCCTAATGGTAGTTAGTTAATGAATAGACATCATGTACCATTTCTGGGATGTTTATATTTACTTTTTACACAAATTGACTTACTATCATACCAATGCTCCCAGTCGTTCGGAAATTCTTGAAACACCTATACCAATTCTTGTGCTGAAAGCCTGTAAAATAACAAGAAAGAAATTTATGAAATCAGTTAACTTAATTTGATGCAAATTGGATAACTTTATAATTTGATATTTAGATGGAAATTAACCAATCCTCCATCACACAAGCAATTTTTTTCCAGCCGCGTCTAACTAAATTTAGCACATACATTCAGGCCATAAGAGAGGGACAAAAAATGAAGACATAAGTAAAGATgtgtatgtcatgttgtgtacatCCAAGGTTGTTTTCAAACTTCTGGGCTAGCTTTCCTCCTTCTTTTTCTTTCTATCATTCTATAGCCTAAGAAAATGATTGGAGAGGAATCTATAGTTCCGCAGATTCACATACGCACAGGGACACTCTTATATTTTCTTTTGTGCATTTTACTTGTACATATGTTGCTAATTCAGTATAATGTTACTTAGAAACTAACATTACCCGTGAGATGAGTATGAACACATATTTTTATTAAGGCTATCGATTCAAGGTTCCAAAAAGGAAAAATAATATTTTGACACAAAAATCATTTTAATCAGCAAATAATGCTTTTAATGATACAATTTTCATGCCTCATGAACAATATTTTATTGGTATAATTAATTATTGGTCGAAACCTTAATCCTAGGACTCGTGTGCGCATTATGTTTTGCAGCGTGTGTATGTACGTACCCGGGAGTGTATAGTGTAGAATATTCTGTCGGCAGCAACAGAGTGATTAGCGTTAATGATGACAGCCCCTTCTTCCTCAAGAATGGTGATCACCTCATGGATCTTGATAGGCCTCTCTGTGCTGCATATCAGCCTTACCTCCATGCTTTCATCGTCGTATTGCCGCACATCCACTACCCGTGGTGATACCTCCAATTTTTTTCCTCCTTCTGGTGACCCCGCACCGCTGCTTGTGGTAGCAGTGATAGTGGGCGTCGAGATGCCACTAACTCCCAGTAACGTAGCTATGGCTTGTGCAGAGACCTTCTTGTGTTGTAGATCATCGACCCgttccttgagcttcttgatgtatgatgccgccacatccAGGCTGCCTAGCTGGCTCAATGTATCATATATATGCATTAAAGGAACAATAATATAAACATATTATGAAGTGATTTTTTTTATTTGATGACATGATTTCCTTGGCTGATAATCTTGATAATGGACGAGTTGTATTTTTTCCCAGTTTATTTATGGTGATGCATGTGATTACACAAAACAAACCTTCTGGATTTGACACTGTATTATTCATATCATCTTGTGTAAGCCCATACTTTCAAACATCACGTTATCTGGGCGCTATAGCGTTTAGAGGGGCATCATGCTAAGTCGATTACCACCAATTAACACGCTATAGCACTAGTTAGCGCGCTAACACTTCTTCTGCTATTTGCCATAATCCACTATTTAAAACTTGCGTAAAAAAAAATTGAGGATATCCTTTAGTCGACAGTGTGTTTGTACTCTTTGCTTAATAATATGGCTGTGTGGATCAATCGAAAAAAAAGCAATGTGTTCTTACTTTGCACTTGTTTTTCTATACCGTGCCTCGACATGCCATGAGCTCCAAAAATATActcttggacggagggagtagtacctaATGTGAAAATAAATGCCCAGCAAACACTCCTAATTACCATTCTCCACTTAAATATTCACAATACAATATATAAACTCAATAGTTTCTGGAGAGGACGAGATCATGAGATAATAAGCATGGAGAATTGGAGAGAAACAACTAGCTAGCTATCAATCAACTATATAAGAAAAAAGGGAACAAGCTAGCATGTGAAGAGAAGTGTGTTCTTTCATTACAGCGTGGGGGAAGTGTTGTTTTGGGATGAGGGACGCGAGCTTGTCGCAGAGCGCCTTCATGCGCTGCCTCCTCTGCCTCTCGGACCTCTTCTTCTCCATCGGTGCCGCCGTGTCGCCAGTCGCCCTGGTCCTCTTTCCGCCACTCACCGGCTTGGCCTTCATCTCCATCTAGCTTAGCAGGGAGAGATCGATCAGCAGCCGCGGTCTTATTGCTCTAGAACGAAATTTAAACGTAATGGAGAAGAAGATACCGAGGTGCAGGCAGCTGCTAGGTTCATGGCGGCAGCTCTAGCTAGGTAGGATTAGGATgcgatggaggaggaagaaggagtgcgtGGTAAGGGCTGGCCTGATCTGAGAATATATGCTAGGCCAATGGGTGCATAGAAAAAAGGGTATATATTGTgttcaaaatgtgtgtacagataTACGAGGTAGTATATCCGTGGCTACAGTAGTGGATTTCAGTACGTACACATGCTATTGGTTGGAGTGGGATGCAGTGGTGGAGCCAGAAAAATAGGGCCGAGTATTATTAAACCTTGTTGGGGTGGGCCAATCCATCAAAAACACTGTTCATATACTAGGCCTAAATCGCTGAcaccccctgtctccgccactggtgGGATGGAGAAATTTCAAGGGAGATTTGCAGCTGCGTGTTGTTGTTATATGCTCCGCGTGTTCCGGTGACAAAGGTGACAGCAGCGTGTGCATGCATGGATCTATTGGTTAAACACGTACAGTAGGATCCAGCGTATAATTCCCGGCCGTGGGCGATATATACAACAAGCACAGCATGCATGCAGGATTGGGTGCAAGTGGGAGTGGGCCTTCTGCCATATGTACGTGGGCGCAAGATACTTTCGTTTTTTTCCAAAAGGATCATGTATCTACTCTCTCCGTTTCACAATATAGTATGCCCACGTTTTCCGGGATctaagtttgaccataaatttaaacAACGAAAGTGACTACGACGGGAGCAAAGGTTATACCAACGAATTTGCTATTTCGACACGAATTCGGTACTATAATTTTTACTTCCGCCACAGTCGGTCTCGATGGTTGAATTTATGGTCAAACTTAAATTTTGGAAAGTGCGGGCACACTACATTGTACTAatcacctcaaacataataaaaattacatcaaggttCATGGACCACCGAACGACCATTGCCTCCGCCAGAACGAGCCGCCGACGCGCCATTGTCGCCGCTCCCATACTGTAGCCGGCCTGACCTTGTCGGTGACAACCAGGAAGTCTTCGtacacgtgcccctaaggaccagcgccaACAGCTAGTTATATGAAGTTTTTCACGGTATGTTTTTTGGGACCTGTAGGGCTTGCTCTAATAGCATATTTCCGGGCCAACAACTAGTTATATGAAGTTGTCATGTCAAATATAGCCCAACTAATAGTCACGTGTACAATAGTTAGTCGTACTAGTATGTTATTGATATGCGGCCCATCTTTTTCTCTCACAAAACATGTTCGAACACATGCTACAGCCGGTTGTAATTCTACAGCCCGTTTATCATCTCTCTCTTTCAACCAGGGAAAAAAATCTAATGTGGGATCTCTTATAGCCCAGGTACGTCACTTTAGGGAATCTCCAACGCTGACATGTAAATTTGCTCCAGTATCCATCCACGAACAAGTGGGGACTTGTTCGCCGCCACGGATGCAGGAGGTGGCCATCCAAAGCTAGCCACATATGTCCGGTTACATTTCAAGCGAAATTCAACCAAAATGACAAAATTTAATGCAAACTCAAACAAACCAGATGATATTCATTTATACCTAGATTTTTTTTAcataaaacatgaacatatttggTCCGGTGAACTAAAAATGCATCGTGCGTAGATCATGCGTAGTACGAGCTTCATCCTGCATCATGCATAGTACAGGCGTGGCCACCGACGACGTGGGGCAGAGCGGGTGGCAGGCTTGGAGGATGTTGCATTGGCGGCGACGATCTCGCTGAGAGATCACTCTTCGCCGTACTTGGCTATCTCCTTGTCGAGGCATCGGAGACGGCACTTGCTCGGCTCCGCCGTCGTCATGGAGCGGTCCAGGGCCCAGCCGTAACCCAGGTCCGGGACCACTGTGATGTGTGGCGGCGGAACGTCGGAGTCTGTGAAGCCCGTCTGGGGCGCCTTCTTCGACGCGTTAGTGTGGCGAGGgggctcctccttgacgcggcATCCCATTTAGACACCGCGGTAGCGCTGGGAAGAGCGCGGAGGGGAGGGAGCTCTGGCTTCACGCGGAGGAACTTCTCAGTTGGTGACACCGGGCCGTTGGCGTGGAGGACAGAGCGACGGAGTGTCACCTCCAGCCGCTGCTCATACTAATCGTCCGTGATGGTGAACAACGGCGCGCGACTGCTACTGCAGCGGCTGGTCCTCCTTGTCACCTGAGGAGATGATGATCACCACCTTCCATGAGGAGCCGCCCGCCAATGAGGACGACGGCCCCGGAGTTCGAGGGCGGCAGCGCCAAGATCCCCACGACTTGCAGTGGTCCAGACGCCTGCAAAGTCCACCCCCGAGTTTGTCTCCGGTTTACGAAAAAGTGTGTTTGGATGGCTAAGCGGATCGATACCGGACCGCGTTGGATGACAGAAGACGCCCGGACGTATATGGATGACTTAGAAGGTCTGCATTGTACTCGCCCTCTTTTTGGTATAAGCAAAAATGCCACACAAACGGGCTATAAGCCTGTTTGCCATTGTGCTGTTTTTATTTACTATTCCCTCTGAGTCACTCATTTTGACACAAAGAAAATATAGTGAGTTATAATGTGCTCGATCATGACCGGACAGTGACCAGATGACCCGCCAAACATATAAGACGGGTTTGAGGCGCCCTAAATGCTCTTATGATGGCAGCGCCCTAGATCGATCTCCATGCCGGCCGGCACCGTGGCACCGCATTAATTAACTCAGTGAATGGATGGCAGAGAACGAACTGCCGGAAAATGTTTCATCGAATCGCATGCATGccgtcctcctcgtcttcctcgtcgCGGAGAGGCAAGAACGGCGGTGGCGGTCCGGCCGACACGGATCTGATGACGTCGTCCTCAAATTCCTCCGACAcggatcttcaccacttcctcgcccGCATTTTGCCCTTCCGATCGCCGGCATAGCTGTAGGAATCCACGACAAGAGGTGGGTCCATGTCGGACCCATCGGAGGAGGAGGAATCAGAGATGACGATGTAGCCTTTCAAGCAacggacgacgcggtcttggttgCGCTTGAGCTTGGCTATCATCGCCGCCTCCCACTCGGATTACTCAATGCCGAGCTGGAGCTGCTTGGCGTTGAGCTTCCGGAGCTGTCGGGCCTTCTTCTTCGCCTCATTCAGTGACCAGTGGCACGCTCACTCGAAGAGACGGTCATCCTCGTCGGGcacccggcggcggcgggcggactgGGCAGACCCGTTGGACCCACTCGCCATCTCCCTTGCCCCCTACCTCTCGCGGCTGGCGGCACGTGCCTCTGACTCCAGAGTCTGTATCTgcggcatcggcggagcgggcacTAGAACCCAGCACTGCCCTCGCGAAGCAGCGGCTGAAGGTGGAGGAGGCCGTCGGGCGGGAGAAGCAG from Triticum aestivum cultivar Chinese Spring chromosome 3B, IWGSC CS RefSeq v2.1, whole genome shotgun sequence includes these protein-coding regions:
- the LOC123064209 gene encoding transcription factor bHLH168, which gives rise to MNLAAACTSMEMKAKPVSGGKRTRATGDTAAPMEKKRSERQRRQRMKALCDKLASLIPKQHFPHADTLSQLGSLDVAASYIKKLKERVDDLQHKKVSAQAIATLLGVSGISTPTITATTSSGAGSPEGGKKLEVSPRVVDVRQYDDESMEVRLICSTERPIKIHEVITILEEEGAVIINANHSVAADRIFYTIHSRAFSTRIGIGVSRISERLGALV